A stretch of Haloprofundus halophilus DNA encodes these proteins:
- a CDS encoding DUF5789 family protein translates to MAARPPQRDSSEPDQIEFGIAALDARLSDAGVQFPATSDELVAAIDETEIPCDASGNTLRLSEALDRVHQDRFENKTELLDKLHPVFEEERAAVGKSVFGRLRALIPF, encoded by the coding sequence ATGGCAGCGCGGCCCCCACAGCGCGATAGCTCCGAACCCGACCAGATCGAGTTCGGCATCGCCGCTCTCGACGCGCGACTGTCGGACGCCGGGGTACAGTTCCCCGCGACGAGCGACGAACTCGTCGCGGCGATCGACGAAACCGAGATTCCCTGCGACGCGTCGGGGAACACGCTGCGCCTCTCGGAGGCGCTGGACCGAGTCCACCAAGACCGGTTCGAGAACAAGACCGAGTTGCTCGACAAACTCCACCCGGTGTTCGAAGAGGAGCGCGCGGCCGTCGGAAAGAGCGTCTTCGGTCGCCTCCGCGCGCTGATTCCGTTCTGA
- the aglJ gene encoding S-layer glycoprotein N-glycosyltransferase AglJ, translating to MDRADVCVLLPTYDEAETIGEVVDGYREQGFSDVLVIDGRSTDGTRDIARQHGARVETQSGTGKGQAIREAMEYIDAPYVLMADGDGTNPPNDAAAMLEPLDDGYEHVVGNRFADMRPGAMTGLNKLGNRIVNRAFAYIHGENFADILSGYRAFTRESFERLDLTSDGFGIETEMSVECAKRNVPTAVVPVTYHPRPDGSDTNLRPFRDGSIIFLELYRRAKTNNPLFYFGSVGVLSTLTGLLLTLYVAYEWFVPPRVSHEVIAVSAAAGILFGVQLLIFGVLADMILTFHREQLRKIEELDERTDASAPKRKPRQKR from the coding sequence ATGGACCGCGCCGACGTCTGTGTGCTCCTCCCCACGTACGACGAGGCCGAGACTATCGGCGAAGTCGTCGACGGCTACCGCGAGCAGGGCTTCTCCGACGTCCTCGTCATCGACGGCCGCTCCACGGACGGCACGCGCGACATCGCCCGACAGCACGGCGCACGCGTCGAGACCCAGTCCGGGACCGGGAAGGGACAGGCCATCCGCGAGGCGATGGAGTACATCGACGCGCCGTACGTGCTGATGGCCGACGGCGACGGAACGAACCCGCCGAACGACGCCGCGGCGATGCTCGAACCGCTCGACGACGGCTACGAACACGTCGTCGGCAACCGCTTCGCCGACATGCGTCCCGGAGCGATGACGGGGCTGAACAAACTCGGCAACCGCATCGTCAACCGGGCGTTCGCGTACATCCACGGCGAGAACTTCGCGGACATCCTCAGCGGCTACCGCGCGTTCACCCGCGAGTCGTTCGAGCGACTCGACCTCACCTCCGACGGGTTCGGTATCGAGACCGAGATGTCCGTCGAGTGCGCGAAGCGGAACGTTCCGACGGCCGTCGTCCCGGTCACCTACCACCCCCGTCCGGACGGGTCGGACACGAACCTCCGCCCGTTCCGCGACGGCAGCATCATCTTCCTCGAACTGTACCGCCGCGCGAAGACGAACAACCCGCTGTTCTACTTCGGCAGCGTCGGGGTTCTCTCGACGTTGACGGGACTGCTGTTGACGCTCTACGTCGCCTACGAGTGGTTCGTCCCGCCCCGCGTCTCGCACGAGGTCATCGCCGTCAGCGCGGCCGCGGGTATCCTCTTCGGCGTCCAACTGCTCATCTTCGGCGTGCTGGCGGACATGATTCTCACGTTCCACCGCGAGCAGCTCCGAAAAATCGAGGAACTCGACGAGCGAACGGACGCCTCGGCTCCGAAACGGAAACCGAGACAGAAGCGATAA
- a CDS encoding alkaline phosphatase family protein: MTVYVVGLDGADWSLLRDGIDAGDLPGFARIADEGVSGNLESTLPPITFPAWKCYSTGKTPGKLGVYEWFGFDRESQSITTNDSSNFRSREYWDVLADEGFTPAVVNMPTTHPPNTDDGVLTVAGSPASERGEFTKPASLKTELLDAVPDYRTKPDLVLDEASPEELVSEAKTLADQRFDAAEWFADEKACDLVHLTVFVTDTVQHRLWDRPEMIRELYERIDRRIAALLDREDAEAVFLMSDHGFTEIDETFLVNQWLVERGDLAVDDAGGRDALASVGITRERLKRLVDRLGLVNLAQGLIPESLQRFFPSESGRVAIQDAPIDWSETRAISLGRGPIYLNDAAFESDAAKQTYRASLSEALSSLETPDGDPVVSAVHEPDDVYTGELHRAPDLVVEYATGVDAPEAVGGRVFGERTEWLATHRRQGVFGAWGDGFSSGRFDCTLYDLAPTILHWFGAPVPRDIDGDVLRAILIGEPQQRSVEEGPATATSGGGDTAGDEVQETLRDLGYLD, encoded by the coding sequence ATGACCGTCTACGTCGTCGGACTCGACGGGGCCGACTGGTCGTTGCTCCGCGACGGTATCGACGCGGGTGACCTCCCGGGATTCGCCCGTATCGCCGACGAGGGCGTCTCCGGGAACTTAGAGAGTACGCTCCCGCCGATCACTTTCCCCGCCTGGAAGTGCTACTCGACCGGCAAGACGCCCGGCAAGCTCGGCGTCTACGAGTGGTTCGGCTTCGACCGCGAGTCGCAGTCGATAACGACGAACGACTCCTCGAACTTCCGCTCGCGGGAGTACTGGGACGTGTTGGCCGACGAGGGATTCACCCCCGCCGTCGTCAACATGCCGACGACGCACCCGCCGAACACCGACGACGGCGTGCTGACCGTCGCCGGCAGTCCCGCCTCCGAGCGCGGCGAGTTCACGAAACCGGCATCGTTGAAAACCGAACTCCTCGACGCGGTGCCGGACTACCGGACGAAACCCGACCTCGTCCTCGACGAGGCGTCGCCCGAGGAACTCGTCTCGGAGGCGAAGACGCTCGCCGACCAGCGCTTCGACGCCGCCGAGTGGTTCGCCGACGAGAAAGCGTGCGACCTCGTCCACCTCACCGTCTTCGTCACCGACACGGTCCAGCACCGGCTCTGGGACCGGCCCGAGATGATTCGGGAACTGTACGAACGCATCGATCGCCGCATCGCGGCGCTGCTCGACCGCGAGGACGCCGAGGCGGTGTTTCTGATGAGCGACCACGGGTTCACCGAGATAGACGAGACGTTTCTCGTCAACCAGTGGCTCGTAGAGCGCGGCGACCTCGCCGTCGACGACGCGGGCGGCCGCGACGCGCTCGCCTCCGTCGGCATCACACGCGAGCGACTCAAGCGCCTCGTCGACCGCCTCGGCCTCGTCAACCTCGCGCAGGGGTTGATTCCCGAATCCTTGCAGCGCTTCTTCCCCAGCGAGAGCGGTCGCGTCGCCATCCAGGACGCGCCCATCGACTGGTCGGAGACGAGAGCCATCTCGCTCGGCCGCGGCCCCATCTACCTGAACGACGCCGCCTTCGAGAGCGACGCGGCGAAACAGACCTACCGGGCGTCGCTGTCGGAGGCGCTCTCGTCGCTGGAGACGCCCGACGGCGACCCCGTTGTATCGGCGGTTCACGAACCCGACGACGTCTACACGGGCGAGCTGCACCGCGCGCCGGACCTCGTCGTCGAGTACGCGACGGGCGTCGACGCGCCCGAGGCCGTCGGCGGTCGCGTCTTCGGCGAGCGGACCGAGTGGTTGGCGACGCACCGCAGGCAGGGCGTCTTCGGTGCGTGGGGCGACGGGTTCAGCTCCGGCCGGTTCGACTGCACGCTGTACGACCTCGCACCGACCATCCTCCACTGGTTCGGCGCGCCGGTCCCCCGAGACATCGACGGCGACGTCCTGCGGGCGATTCTCATCGGCGAACCCCAGCAGCGCAGCGTCGAGGAGGGGCCGGCGACGGCGACGTCCGGCGGCGGCGACACGGCGGGCGACGAAGTGCAGGAGACGCTACGCGATTTGGGATATCTGGACTGA
- a CDS encoding glycosyltransferase family 4 protein, translated as MKILQVTHRYPPRAGGVETHVQRVSEELVARGHRVTVVTADAGSDVSRRERRNGVRIRRCRGVAPGGAFHFAPGVARVVADAAADADLVHAHNYHSFPLALAALGAKSRPFVATPHYHGSSADGLRDRLLGLYRPVGREALRRADAVVAVSEWERERLKADFGVDAAVIPNGLDVDRFENATPLARERPRPYLLAVGRLVEYKGVQHAIRALAALPEYDLLVAGSGPYRPELETLARDVGVADRVEFLGYVDDDDLPNLYAGAAAHLALSTHEAYGMTVAESLAAGTPALVREAGALVDWAGRSDCLGISRVDPETVADAVRRVVELDAPATPLPTWVEVVDALESKYRALLSSDAEGRP; from the coding sequence ATGAAGATTCTTCAAGTCACCCACCGTTATCCGCCCCGCGCGGGCGGCGTCGAGACGCACGTCCAGCGGGTCAGCGAGGAACTCGTCGCACGCGGCCACCGAGTCACCGTCGTCACCGCCGACGCCGGGTCAGACGTATCGCGACGCGAGCGTCGAAACGGCGTGAGAATCCGGCGGTGCCGGGGCGTCGCTCCCGGCGGCGCGTTCCACTTCGCGCCGGGCGTGGCGCGGGTCGTCGCCGACGCGGCCGCGGACGCCGACCTCGTTCACGCGCACAACTACCACTCGTTTCCGCTCGCGCTGGCTGCACTCGGCGCTAAGTCGCGGCCGTTCGTCGCCACGCCGCACTACCACGGTTCCAGCGCGGACGGCCTCCGCGACCGACTGCTCGGACTCTACCGGCCGGTTGGGAGAGAAGCGCTCCGCCGCGCCGACGCCGTCGTCGCGGTCAGCGAGTGGGAGAGGGAGCGATTGAAAGCGGATTTCGGTGTCGACGCGGCGGTGATTCCGAACGGCCTCGACGTGGACAGATTCGAGAACGCGACGCCGCTCGCCCGCGAGCGCCCACGGCCGTACCTGCTCGCGGTCGGCCGACTCGTCGAGTACAAGGGCGTCCAGCACGCGATTCGGGCGCTCGCCGCGCTCCCCGAGTACGACCTGCTCGTCGCCGGGAGCGGGCCGTATCGTCCGGAGCTGGAGACGCTCGCGCGCGACGTCGGCGTCGCCGACCGCGTCGAATTTCTGGGCTACGTCGACGACGACGACCTGCCGAACCTCTACGCGGGCGCGGCGGCGCATCTCGCGCTGTCGACGCACGAGGCGTACGGGATGACCGTCGCCGAGTCGCTCGCCGCCGGAACGCCCGCGCTCGTCAGGGAGGCGGGCGCGCTGGTCGACTGGGCCGGGCGGTCCGACTGTCTGGGAATCTCGCGCGTCGACCCCGAGACGGTGGCCGACGCCGTCCGGCGGGTGGTCGAACTCGACGCCCCTGCGACGCCGCTGCCGACGTGGGTCGAGGTGGTCGACGCGCTCGAATCGAAGTACCGTGCGCTTTTGTCCTCCGACGCGGAGGGTCGGCCATGA
- a CDS encoding ribbon-helix-helix domain-containing protein, which translates to MTEYTTVSIPKELAERVDDTIEGTSFSSTSDLVRFLLRSIVIQHQRQGQLTEAEFEEIADQLTDLGYLK; encoded by the coding sequence ATGACGGAGTACACGACCGTCTCCATCCCGAAGGAACTCGCCGAACGCGTCGACGACACCATCGAGGGGACGAGTTTCTCCAGTACGAGCGATCTCGTCCGGTTCCTGCTCCGGAGCATCGTCATCCAACACCAGCGGCAGGGACAGCTCACCGAAGCCGAGTTCGAAGAGATCGCCGACCAGTTGACCGACCTCGGCTACCTGAAGTAG
- a CDS encoding sulfatase-like hydrolase/transferase, whose protein sequence is MNVLLVTVDSLRADRVNDRVMPFARSFADGALEFTDCVANGPSTPASFPAIHASRHFASIEGLGIPEAGGNDRAESVVTLAEQFRKNGYATAGFTDNHFASGSYHYDRGFDLMHDASGSAEAGKLKQFVQSNLDKDGPLFRSIERVYNRVDAAMATASSGDASEYERAESLNRRFLDWVDTVPEEQPWFAWLHYMDVHHPYEAPGEYQRRFLDSPRSVADCRRLSRKGTHHPEEMTDAEWETIRRLYDAECAYTDDQFEALVGALEERGVREETAVCLTADHGELVGEHDHAGHPPEFWEGVVRVPFVLDGVGGDETGKQTVDGQIRLLDTAPTLAEAVGVDAPSAWQGESALELARGEVDAREYAFGDVGRQVDYGRCYARRADGWKLLRHADDGEFFFQIRETPEERPEDDRRESNPAEYEALSEALDEHREQMRRLRGGDVAVDEDDEMVEKHLRDLGYME, encoded by the coding sequence ATGAACGTCCTCCTCGTCACCGTCGACTCGCTGCGGGCCGACCGGGTGAACGACCGGGTGATGCCCTTCGCCCGGTCGTTCGCAGACGGCGCGCTGGAGTTCACCGACTGCGTCGCCAACGGGCCGTCGACGCCCGCGTCGTTCCCGGCGATTCACGCCAGTCGACACTTCGCCAGCATCGAAGGGCTGGGAATCCCCGAAGCGGGGGGAAACGACCGAGCCGAGAGCGTCGTCACGCTCGCCGAGCAGTTCCGAAAAAACGGTTACGCGACGGCGGGCTTCACGGACAACCACTTCGCCAGCGGCAGTTACCACTACGACCGCGGCTTCGATCTGATGCACGACGCCAGCGGGTCGGCGGAGGCGGGAAAGCTCAAGCAGTTCGTCCAGTCGAACCTCGACAAAGACGGTCCGCTCTTTCGCAGCATCGAGCGCGTCTACAACCGCGTCGACGCCGCGATGGCAACCGCGTCGAGCGGCGACGCCAGCGAGTACGAGCGCGCCGAGTCACTGAACCGGCGGTTCCTCGACTGGGTCGACACCGTGCCCGAGGAGCAACCGTGGTTCGCGTGGCTGCACTACATGGACGTCCACCACCCCTACGAGGCCCCCGGGGAGTACCAGCGGCGGTTCCTCGACTCCCCCCGCAGCGTCGCCGACTGTCGCCGGCTCTCGCGGAAGGGGACCCACCACCCCGAGGAGATGACCGACGCCGAGTGGGAGACGATTCGCCGCCTCTACGACGCCGAATGCGCCTACACCGACGACCAGTTCGAGGCACTCGTCGGCGCGCTGGAGGAGCGAGGAGTCCGCGAGGAGACCGCGGTCTGTCTCACCGCCGACCACGGCGAACTCGTCGGCGAACACGACCACGCCGGTCACCCGCCGGAGTTCTGGGAGGGCGTCGTCCGCGTGCCGTTCGTCCTCGACGGAGTCGGCGGCGACGAAACAGGAAAACAGACCGTCGACGGGCAGATTCGGCTGCTCGACACCGCGCCGACGCTCGCCGAGGCGGTCGGCGTCGACGCCCCGTCGGCGTGGCAGGGCGAGTCGGCGCTCGAACTCGCCCGCGGCGAGGTCGACGCCCGCGAGTACGCTTTCGGCGACGTGGGTCGGCAGGTCGACTACGGGCGCTGTTACGCCCGGCGTGCCGACGGCTGGAAACTGCTCCGCCACGCCGACGACGGCGAGTTCTTCTTCCAGATTCGGGAGACGCCCGAGGAGCGTCCGGAGGACGACCGCCGGGAGTCGAACCCGGCAGAGTACGAGGCGCTGAGCGAGGCGTTAGACGAGCACCGAGAACAGATGCGGCGCCTCCGCGGCGGCGACGTCGCCGTCGACGAGGACGACGAGATGGTCGAGAAACACCTGCGGGATTTGGGGTACATGGAATGA
- a CDS encoding sulfatase-like hydrolase/transferase: MSDRPNTLLVSWDSVRADHLSTHGYERETAPYLTSVAADGLVFEDAQVPGVGTITSFTGAFTGAHADATQQSIEPADWKAANADRRLLSEALSEAGYHTGAVHSNALMSRFYGWDRGWDVYKDNVVTESDGDSDSAKWWNRVKKERLLPTLRRLGVAGAVIHGRNIALKTPSYVEWERMWDDVEQFVREAPEPWFLWVLLVDTHHPWCAPPEYREWEQPGFRGAHAWNYVMRRYPERTGDRRPAIVNAYDNEIRHADAFLRKLDGLLEETDNDDAALVVHSDHGDELGEHGEYGHSSQRMYDTLTRVPLVMRNVGETGRIEGPHTLLDLGSTILDIAGSDERLADRPSLLGDERERRGSVVVENLAGEGDARAAAVGEEWKVLHHPDTGWHAFFRPNDPLEREDRWGDHPEELEAVLRAHLADREGVTVTGEKDDGSMSDVQERLTNLGYID; this comes from the coding sequence ATGTCCGACCGCCCGAACACCCTCCTCGTCTCGTGGGACAGCGTCCGCGCCGACCACCTCTCGACGCACGGTTACGAGCGCGAGACCGCCCCGTATCTGACGAGCGTCGCCGCCGACGGCCTCGTCTTCGAGGACGCGCAGGTACCGGGCGTCGGTACCATCACGAGTTTCACCGGCGCGTTCACGGGCGCGCACGCCGACGCGACCCAACAGTCCATCGAACCCGCGGACTGGAAGGCGGCCAACGCCGACCGCCGCCTGCTCTCGGAGGCGCTCTCCGAGGCCGGCTACCACACCGGTGCGGTCCACTCGAACGCGCTCATGAGCCGCTTTTACGGCTGGGACCGCGGGTGGGACGTGTACAAGGACAACGTCGTCACCGAGTCCGACGGCGACTCCGACTCGGCGAAGTGGTGGAATCGAGTAAAGAAAGAGCGACTGCTGCCGACGCTGCGCCGCCTCGGCGTCGCCGGCGCGGTCATCCACGGCCGCAACATCGCGCTGAAGACGCCGTCGTACGTCGAGTGGGAGCGGATGTGGGACGACGTGGAGCAGTTCGTCCGCGAAGCGCCCGAACCGTGGTTTCTCTGGGTCTTACTCGTCGACACGCACCACCCGTGGTGTGCGCCGCCGGAGTACCGCGAGTGGGAGCAACCGGGGTTCCGCGGCGCACACGCGTGGAACTACGTCATGCGACGGTACCCCGAGCGGACCGGCGACCGTCGTCCGGCCATCGTCAACGCCTACGACAACGAGATTCGCCACGCCGACGCGTTCCTCCGGAAGTTGGACGGCCTCCTCGAAGAAACGGACAACGACGACGCGGCGCTGGTCGTCCACAGCGACCACGGCGACGAACTCGGCGAGCACGGCGAGTACGGCCACTCCTCCCAGCGGATGTACGACACGCTCACCCGCGTCCCGCTGGTGATGCGAAACGTCGGCGAGACGGGGAGAATCGAGGGTCCGCACACGCTGCTCGACCTCGGGAGCACCATCCTCGACATCGCCGGGAGCGACGAACGCCTCGCCGACCGACCGTCGTTGCTCGGCGACGAGCGAGAACGGAGAGGGTCCGTGGTCGTCGAGAATCTCGCGGGCGAGGGCGACGCCCGCGCGGCCGCCGTCGGCGAGGAGTGGAAAGTGCTTCACCACCCCGACACCGGCTGGCACGCCTTCTTCCGACCCAACGACCCGCTGGAGCGCGAGGACCGCTGGGGCGACCACCCCGAGGAACTCGAAGCGGTGCTCCGCGCGCACCTCGCCGACAGAGAAGGCGTCACCGTCACCGGAGAGAAGGATGACGGCAGCATGAGTGACGTGCAGGAGCGGCTGACGAACCTCGGCTACATCGACTGA
- a CDS encoding VOC family protein, translating to MLVGLAHLGLEVKYLDRARSFYGDRLGLDAASDGDDVLVYPVGPVDLRIRRPTGVPRGGLHTHYAFSAPGDEYDRWLDHLSNLAPEEVQFGSYRSLYVDDPDDHCVEIGGTDDESRTDRVDGADDDASLSLTGIFEVVLEVTDLDAAERRYGELGFEVVDRGDDRRRVRLRGPGEARERSSYRPFDLELWEPQLGLADAHGGVHVELGLAVDDPDAAAETFSAFACESLPTGSGGDERRLRDPDGHVLTFVGAESE from the coding sequence ATGCTGGTCGGTCTCGCACACCTCGGCCTCGAAGTGAAGTATCTCGACCGAGCGCGGTCGTTCTACGGTGACCGCCTCGGTCTCGACGCCGCGAGCGACGGCGACGACGTTCTCGTCTACCCCGTCGGCCCCGTCGACCTCCGGATTCGACGCCCGACGGGCGTCCCGCGCGGCGGTCTCCACACTCACTACGCGTTCTCCGCGCCCGGCGACGAGTACGACCGATGGCTCGACCACCTCTCGAATCTGGCCCCTGAGGAGGTACAGTTCGGCTCCTACCGGTCGCTGTACGTCGACGACCCCGATGACCACTGCGTCGAAATCGGCGGCACCGACGACGAATCGAGGACAGACCGCGTTGACGGTGCCGACGACGACGCCTCACTCTCGCTCACGGGCATCTTCGAGGTCGTTCTCGAAGTGACCGACCTCGACGCCGCGGAGCGACGGTACGGCGAACTCGGCTTCGAGGTGGTCGACCGCGGCGACGACCGACGGCGCGTCCGCCTTCGGGGACCCGGCGAGGCCCGGGAGCGCTCGTCGTACCGTCCGTTCGACCTCGAACTGTGGGAGCCGCAGTTGGGACTCGCGGACGCCCACGGCGGCGTCCACGTCGAACTGGGTCTCGCCGTCGACGACCCCGACGCGGCCGCCGAGACGTTCTCGGCGTTCGCCTGCGAGTCGCTACCGACCGGTAGCGGCGGTGACGAGCGGCGACTGCGCGACCCGGACGGGCACGTGCTGACGTTCGTCGGCGCAGAGAGCGAGTAA
- a CDS encoding glycosyltransferase, translating into MKRLARLAGLLFFLAGLPYALFLLLLGLVRPEGSPAEKRPQEPTVSVVLPTYNEERIVENKLEDILALDYPMEKVEVVVVDSSDDATPDLVEAFFAERDAPTLTLLREDERRGLAIALNEAYAAASNEVVVKTDCDSKIAPDALREAVANLADPAVQGVTGRNVDVLGGSEVEEGYRDVQARIQTLESHLDSTLIFHGPFSAFERDAIVPIDEDSIADDTELAMKIRKNGGRVVFDPAIQYMEASHSAFRKRRKQKDRRAMGLVRLLSRNRDALFRHGLYGWVVLPFNWCFMVLSPWAIAAGIVAFTLALAAFGGPLALAVPVLLLSVVALGSTERLGPAQPAYALFDTQISLWWASVRLLQGEGGPIWEVDAELREQYE; encoded by the coding sequence ATGAAGCGTCTCGCCCGGCTCGCCGGACTGCTGTTCTTCCTGGCCGGCCTGCCGTACGCGCTGTTCCTGTTGCTTTTAGGGTTGGTGCGACCCGAGGGCTCACCCGCCGAGAAACGCCCGCAAGAGCCGACAGTCAGCGTCGTGCTCCCGACGTACAACGAGGAGCGCATCGTCGAGAACAAGCTCGAAGACATCCTCGCGCTCGACTACCCGATGGAGAAAGTCGAAGTGGTCGTCGTCGACTCCAGCGACGACGCGACCCCCGACCTGGTCGAGGCGTTCTTCGCCGAGCGCGACGCGCCGACGCTGACGCTCCTGCGCGAGGACGAACGACGCGGACTCGCCATCGCGCTCAACGAGGCGTACGCGGCGGCCTCGAACGAGGTCGTCGTCAAGACCGACTGCGACTCCAAAATCGCGCCCGACGCGCTCCGCGAGGCGGTGGCGAACCTCGCCGACCCCGCGGTGCAGGGCGTCACCGGCCGCAACGTCGACGTGCTCGGCGGCAGCGAAGTCGAGGAGGGGTACCGCGACGTTCAGGCGCGGATTCAGACGCTCGAGTCGCACCTCGACTCGACGCTCATCTTCCACGGGCCGTTCTCGGCGTTCGAGCGCGACGCCATCGTCCCCATCGACGAGGACTCCATCGCCGACGACACCGAACTGGCGATGAAGATTCGGAAGAACGGCGGCCGCGTCGTCTTCGACCCGGCCATCCAGTATATGGAGGCGTCGCACTCGGCGTTCCGCAAGCGACGAAAGCAGAAGGACCGCCGCGCGATGGGCTTGGTTCGCCTGCTCTCTCGCAACCGCGACGCGCTGTTTCGCCACGGGCTGTACGGCTGGGTCGTCCTCCCGTTCAACTGGTGTTTCATGGTGCTGTCGCCGTGGGCCATCGCCGCGGGCATCGTCGCGTTCACGCTCGCGCTGGCGGCGTTCGGCGGCCCGCTCGCGCTCGCGGTTCCGGTGCTCCTCCTGTCGGTCGTCGCGCTCGGGTCGACGGAACGGCTCGGACCCGCACAGCCCGCGTACGCCCTGTTCGACACGCAGATATCGCTGTGGTGGGCGAGCGTCCGACTCCTCCAGGGCGAGGGCGGCCCCATCTGGGAGGTCGACGCCGAACTGCGCGAGCAGTACGAGTAG
- a CDS encoding cupin domain-containing protein yields MPEYRKVSVESVPNTPNPTREKRELDEAVGASEFGFNVFTADPGEQVPWGYHRHPDHEELFYVLSGELRVETPEGNFLVEADEAFFVPRNAPNRAVAAGEQPCRFVAVGAPKDADSAIIEEECPACAEETDRSYEQVEDDGRTVYVLSCAECGVETRRFE; encoded by the coding sequence ATGCCCGAGTACCGCAAGGTGTCCGTCGAGTCGGTGCCGAACACGCCGAACCCGACGCGCGAGAAGAGAGAGCTAGACGAGGCGGTCGGCGCGAGCGAGTTCGGGTTCAACGTGTTCACGGCCGACCCCGGCGAGCAGGTGCCGTGGGGCTACCACCGCCATCCCGACCACGAGGAACTGTTCTACGTGCTCTCGGGCGAACTCCGGGTCGAGACGCCCGAGGGCAACTTCCTGGTCGAGGCCGACGAGGCCTTCTTCGTCCCCCGGAACGCGCCGAACCGCGCCGTCGCCGCGGGCGAGCAACCCTGTCGGTTCGTCGCCGTCGGCGCGCCGAAAGACGCCGACAGTGCGATCATCGAGGAGGAGTGTCCGGCCTGCGCCGAGGAGACCGACCGGTCGTACGAGCAGGTCGAAGACGACGGTCGGACGGTGTACGTCCTCTCGTGTGCGGAATGCGGTGTGGAGACGCGACGCTTCGAGTGA
- a CDS encoding TetR/AcrR family transcriptional regulator, which produces MGDTEETANQPTRDAIMEATFRALTRHGYAGLTMQKIADEFDKSKSLLHYHYDTKDELLVALLDYMLAQLDERLALDEESDPLDRLTTLVDMLLFGPDREAHKAFQTTLLELRAQAPYNEAFREQLATNDAAIHELFVDIVADGVEQGTFREVDPDAVATLVLSALQGARVRWVTLDEDSAPDELRDALFTYLVDELRPEGDA; this is translated from the coding sequence ATGGGTGACACCGAGGAAACGGCGAACCAGCCGACGCGCGACGCCATCATGGAGGCGACGTTCCGCGCTCTGACCAGACACGGGTACGCGGGGCTGACGATGCAGAAAATCGCCGACGAGTTCGACAAGAGCAAATCGCTGCTGCACTATCACTACGACACCAAAGATGAACTGCTCGTCGCGCTCCTCGACTACATGCTCGCGCAGCTCGACGAGCGGCTCGCGCTCGACGAGGAGTCGGATCCGCTGGACCGCTTGACGACGCTCGTCGACATGCTCCTCTTCGGTCCGGACCGCGAGGCGCACAAGGCGTTTCAGACGACGCTTCTCGAACTCCGCGCGCAAGCGCCCTACAACGAGGCGTTCCGCGAGCAACTGGCGACCAACGACGCCGCGATCCACGAACTGTTCGTCGACATCGTCGCCGACGGCGTCGAACAGGGAACGTTCCGCGAAGTCGACCCCGACGCGGTCGCGACGCTCGTCCTCTCGGCGCTACAGGGCGCGCGGGTCCGCTGGGTGACGCTCGACGAAGACAGCGCGCCCGACGAACTCCGCGACGCGCTGTTCACGTATCTCGTCGACGAACTCCGCCCCGAGGGCGACGCGTAG
- a CDS encoding zinc ribbon domain-containing protein, whose protein sequence is MVSLRRLKPFIAGALGMFIAGLGHLYLRRWRRAIAWMALVILVGELFFSPETVAFLDSTVSQGPPFVADQAPSSPVVLEELLLVSFVIVASALDAVLVGLRTLRAEDAAAAGEGDDGPSDAEATWNCPNCGKAVEEEMEFCPWCAERIDSRTDADG, encoded by the coding sequence ATGGTCAGTCTCCGACGGCTGAAGCCGTTCATCGCCGGCGCGCTCGGGATGTTCATCGCCGGACTCGGCCACCTGTACCTGCGGCGGTGGCGACGCGCTATCGCGTGGATGGCGCTCGTCATCCTCGTCGGAGAACTGTTCTTCTCTCCGGAGACGGTCGCGTTTCTCGACTCGACGGTCTCGCAGGGGCCGCCGTTCGTCGCCGACCAGGCCCCGAGTTCACCGGTCGTTCTCGAAGAACTGCTGCTCGTCTCGTTCGTCATCGTAGCGAGCGCACTCGACGCCGTTCTCGTCGGCCTCCGCACACTCCGCGCCGAGGACGCGGCCGCCGCAGGCGAGGGTGACGACGGGCCGTCCGACGCCGAAGCCACGTGGAACTGTCCGAACTGCGGCAAAGCCGTCGAAGAGGAGATGGAGTTCTGCCCGTGGTGCGCGGAGCGCATCGACTCCCGCACCGACGCCGACGGCTGA